The window GTGCCTTTCTCTTCCCATATAGGCTCTATTTCTCTGTGGATTAACAAATCCGTCTCTCTCTGAAAGCAACACATCTAGAAGACTCTTTCCTGGCATTTCTTTTGGTATATCTAAACCTGCAATGTCCAAAAATGTAGGTGCAAAATCAATAAAACTGACTAAATCGTCTATTACCCGATTGCCTTTAAAGGCTGGACAACTGATGATTAAAGGTAGGTTTAAGTCTTGTTCATACATTTGACCTTTAATTCTTGGAAATGGTGCGCCATTGTCCGATGTCACAACGATGACCGTATTGTCCATTTCACCGATTTCCTCTAGTTTGTTGATGATACCGCCTAATTGCTTGTCAAACCAGTCAATTTCAAAAGCATAATCGCACAGGTCACTTCGAACTTTATCGTTGTCAGGAAAATAAGCTGGAACGGTTACATCTTCTAACTTTTTACCGTGATAGACGCCTTCACCCTCTATGTATTTACGATGTGGTTCTTTGCAACCGTACCAAAAACAGAACGGTTGACCGTCTTCCCTAGCTTCCAAAAACATATCAAAATTACGGACATAATCAATGGTGCTGATGAGCGAATGTTCAGGAGGTGTCAATGTCATTTTGTTATACGCGTTACCAGCAGGATTACGTATTAATCCGCTTCTTTCCCAATTGCCTGGTCCCCAGCCTTTTCCTGTATAACCAATATGATAACCGGCCTCTTCCAATAAATCAGGATATAAATGAAAATCATTGGGAAAATAACAGAAATGTGTACATGCCTCTTTTAACTGCCATGTGTGCATACCCGTTAATATACTTGCTCTTGAAGGCGCACATTTGGGATTCGTTGTAAAAGCGTTGTTAAATAGAACCCCTGTTTTTGCTAGTTGGTCCACATGAGGTGTATGGACAAATTTATGGCCATAAGCACCCATATGGGATGCATCATCTGCAATAGCAAATAGAATATTTAATTTGTCTTTCATCTTGCTCCTCTCCCACCATCATCTATCACGATGACAGTATCTTGTCGTTATTGGCATTATTAACCTTTTATAGCTCCAATCATCACACCTTTAACAAAGAATTTTTGTATAAATGGATAGATGCAAAATA is drawn from Vallitalea pronyensis and contains these coding sequences:
- a CDS encoding sulfatase family protein, with the protein product MKDKLNILFAIADDASHMGAYGHKFVHTPHVDQLAKTGVLFNNAFTTNPKCAPSRASILTGMHTWQLKEACTHFCYFPNDFHLYPDLLEEAGYHIGYTGKGWGPGNWERSGLIRNPAGNAYNKMTLTPPEHSLISTIDYVRNFDMFLEAREDGQPFCFWYGCKEPHRKYIEGEGVYHGKKLEDVTVPAYFPDNDKVRSDLCDYAFEIDWFDKQLGGIINKLEEIGEMDNTVIVVTSDNGAPFPRIKGQMYEQDLNLPLIISCPAFKGNRVIDDLVSFIDFAPTFLDIAGLDIPKEMPGKSLLDVLLSERDGFVNPQRNRAYMGRERHDMGRAEDKGYPVRCIRTPDYLYIHNFEPSRYPSGNPETYYTNCANCPTKEEILHLHAKGDNCYYNYTFGLRPQEELYAIKKDPECMENLAQNKDYDVLKKALYLELKEKLIETRDPRILGNGDVFESYAYAKDAKHSWAHHLTGDWVRMGGYVKET